The Cohnella abietis genome has a segment encoding these proteins:
- a CDS encoding MurR/RpiR family transcriptional regulator has product MSILNAIQEKMDSLYLKERTLAEFLLAHPQQAAQMTITELAAQSGSSTATISRFCKTFHAHNFPDFKQKLATELVQQTSTSNQYQDIVAGNPLQDIVAAITTNHLRSLTDTTQVLDLNQLRLAIDALHNAARVDLYGSATSGIVAQDFFHKLIRIGKAAAAFSDPHLQLTSASSLTSKDVAIGISYSGETPETIHALRCAAEQGATTLSITRFGINTLADMSTIRLFTSSAEVGMRRGDMASRMAQLHVVDILFIGLVSEHFEQYVPRLERSFQTVKQYKTGKEERKT; this is encoded by the coding sequence ATGAGCATTCTGAATGCAATCCAGGAAAAAATGGACAGTCTGTATCTTAAGGAACGCACTTTGGCCGAGTTTCTGCTCGCACATCCTCAGCAAGCGGCCCAAATGACCATTACCGAGCTGGCAGCACAATCAGGCAGCAGCACCGCAACGATTTCTCGCTTCTGCAAAACATTTCATGCGCACAATTTTCCGGATTTCAAGCAAAAGCTAGCTACCGAGCTCGTCCAGCAAACGTCTACATCCAATCAGTATCAGGACATTGTCGCAGGCAATCCTCTTCAGGACATTGTCGCGGCAATTACGACCAATCATTTGCGGTCACTGACAGATACGACCCAAGTGCTGGATCTAAATCAGTTGCGATTGGCTATAGATGCCCTGCACAATGCCGCAAGGGTAGACCTTTACGGTTCCGCTACCTCGGGAATAGTTGCCCAGGATTTCTTCCATAAGCTCATTCGAATAGGCAAAGCGGCGGCGGCATTTTCCGACCCCCATCTTCAACTGACGTCAGCTTCATCGCTTACTTCCAAAGATGTTGCCATCGGAATTTCTTATTCAGGAGAAACGCCGGAGACGATTCATGCCCTCCGTTGTGCAGCAGAGCAAGGTGCCACAACTCTATCCATCACTCGATTTGGCATTAACACGCTTGCGGATATGTCTACAATTCGACTATTCACTTCGTCGGCCGAAGTCGGAATGCGGCGGGGAGATATGGCTTCGAGAATGGCGCAGCTGCATGTTGTCGATATTTTGTTCATTGGACTGGTCAGCGAGCATTTTGAACAATATGTCCCTCGTCTTGAACGATCCTTTCAAACGGTTAAACAATATAAAACAGGCAAAGAGGAGCGAAAAACATAA